GGTGACCAGGCAGGATTGGAAAATGATTCAAGCCCCGGAATAATCAGCTCACCCCGTTTTTTCCCGGAAGGCACATCGAGAATTAACAGACGGTTATATCCCTCTTTGAAAATGACAAAGGCAAACTGCCGGCTGTCGGGCGACCAGGTGCCCGAAGATTCGATAAAGTGAATCTGGTCGATGTTTCCGCTGTTGACGGTGCTGAAAAGTTTCCTGACACTTGTTCCCGTGGCGGCGTCAGCAAGATAGAGATCGTAGGTAAAAACATCCTTCTCGGAAACAAAGGCAACATACTTTCCGTCAGGACTGAGCATGGGCGCCAGGTTATTCCGTCCTGCGTTCACTTCCGAAAGCAGTTTTGTTCCTACGGGAGGTTCAATGCTGTCGGTGAGAAAACGTTTGTAGTGAACATAGGTGGCGCTTTTCCACATGTTCCCCACCGTAACGGCATTCTGTTTTAAGATGCTGTCGCAGGCAATTTCCAGTCCGAATTTGGAGGTATAATCCAGCAGGGGAACGATAACCGAATCACCCCAGACCTTGCCAACAAAAGCCAGAAAAGCCTGGCCATAGCGGTAAGGAAAGTATTTATTGGAACGGGTAAGGTCGTCAAGGCTTGGAAAGTCGTTTTGCTGCACTGCATCACGCATCCACATGGCTGTATTGGGATCTTCACTCCCGATACTGAAATATTCGGCCATCCCTTCAATCAGCCACAGGGGAATGTTTCGCAGATTGCGCATACGGCTGTCTTCACTGTGCAGAAGAAGGTTATACTGAAAGGCATGGACCATTTCATGTCCGATGATATGGCTGGTCTGGCCCATGGATTCATTGAAGGGCATTACAATCCGGTTCTTAAGGCCTTCGGTAACACCGCCGGTTCCCATTCCAATTTCTCCTGAAATAGCTGTTGTCTGCTGAAAATCAGCCTGATTTGAATACAAAATAATGGGATTGCGGGTTGTAAAAGTGTCTTTGAACAATGTAAGATGGTGGTTGTACCAGTCTTCGGCCAAAGCTCCCACCTGCTTTACCAGCGAGTCATTCTTCATGTAATGATAGAATTCAAAATGCGGTGTCCGGTACACTCTGAAACGAAAGTTTTTGTAATCGGGCTTGTTTCGTCCAAAATACTGCCCGCTGGCGGTCAAAGAAAACAAAATCATTGCCAGAAATACCCCCAGATATTTCCGCAAACAATACCGTACAGTATGGTTCATAAACAACTGATTTCAGTGCAAAACTAAACCAATCTGAGCAGAACAAAAAACATACCAGAGGCAGGACAAAAACCAACAAAAACAACTTGTATTAACGTTTTTTAACCAGCTCAACCAGGGAAAATGAGTCTGGATGGATATTCTTTACGAACATTAGTAGATTTCCGATTAATGAATTTCCGATTTCCGATTTCCGATTAATGAATTTCCGATTTCCGATTTCCGATTTCCAATTATTGTGCTCTCGCTTTCATAACGTGATCTCATACAGGAAATAGGAAATTGGAAATAGGAAATTTCCAAAGATCTCCCATCTTCTTTGCATGAACTGAAAGATTTTTGTTTTCACAGATTCACTCATGAAGCATGATCCTGAAAAAAACAGGTCTCTTTTATTGCGTCTTCCCCGATAAAATATAACTTTCGGAAAAAATTAAGCCTATGACTGCCGATACGAAACGAGTTGTTTCTGTTGATGCCCTCCGGGGATTTGACATGGTATGGATAATGGGAATTGGATCCCTTATATCTGATCTTCCAAAAGCATGGGACAGTAATATCAGCCGTTTTCTGGCAACCCAGATGGATCATGTTGAATGGACAGGTTTTCACTTTTACGACATCATTATGCCGCTCTTTTTGTTCATTGTCGGAGTGGCCATGCCTTTTTCCGTCTTACGGAGGAAAGAAAAAGGGGAACCGAAAAGGAAAATATATCTTCATGTAATCCGCAGGGTTATCATACTATGGATCTTCGGAATGATGGTTCAGGGTAACCTATTGTCCTATTCCTGGCACGAACTGAAATTTTACAGCAACACATTGCAGGCAATAGCTGCCGGGTATCTGATTTCCTCCATTCTTCTTCTGGAAACATCGAAGCAAATTCAGTTATATGCAACAGCCGGGCTTATGCTCGTTTACTGGCTCTGCATGGCACTCATCCCCATTCCGGGTGCGGGAGCCGGCAATTACACCCCTGAAACCAATCTGGCCATTTACATTGACAAAGCCCTTCTGGGAAGCCATCAGGACGGTACAACCTACTCCTGGATTTTAAGCAGTCTGAATTTTGGTGCCACAACCATGTTGGGCGTCTTTGCCGGATACATCATCAAAGGTTCCGGATCGGGCATCGCCAGGACAGGACAGCTCTTTCTGCTGGGTATTGCCCTGATTGCAACAGGTTTGATCTGGGATCTGAATCATCCCATTGTGAAACATATCTGGACCAGTTCCTTTGTTTTGTTCTCCGGCGGCCTCTGTTACCTTCTCCTGGCCCTGTTCTACCTGTTGATTGACGTTTTTAACTGGAAAGGATGGGCTTTCCCCTTTGTAGTGATTGGTTCCAATGCCATTGTGGCCTATATGCTCGGTCACCTGATTGATTTCAGAGTGATAGGAGATGTTTTCGTCGGAGGCCTCGCCAAATATACAGGGGCATGGCAGGAAATCATCCGCTGGGCAGTTCATTTTGCCATACTTTACGGCATATTGTACTACCTATACAAGCAAAAAATCTTTTTGAAAATTTAAATACGGATTGAACTGTACCCCATCGGGAAGATCCTTTCCCCTGATTTTTATCGGGCAGTTCTGACGCACCATTCCGTAATCATAGTCTTCAAAAAATTATTATTGGGCTATCAATGAAATCAGTTTGGATTTTTTGAAGCAACTAAGTTGATATTCAGCTCAATTTCGTCTTTCAGCACTTTGTCTTTCATTTTCGTGCTGTACGATACCCCATATTTCTGACGGTTGAATACCAGGTTACCTTTGGCCCGTAAAGTATCGCCCTGCTGGGTAAACCGGACACCCGTTACAGCTTCCTCGGCCGTACGACCACGAACGGTAAACCTGCCATAAAGAGTATCGTTCTTCATTGTTTCAACAACAAAGGTAGCAACCGGAAAAGAGTCAACGGCAAAAAAATCGGCACTTGATAAATGCGCCACCAGGTATTCTTTCGGGGTTTTTTCCGAATAGTTCTTGTCGGTAGGGCTGATGGATTTCATATCCACTTCAAACTGTCCGGAGACAATTGCATTGCCTGAAACAGCAAAAGTGCCGCCTGTGAGTTTGATCAATCCGTAATGATCATAAATATTCAGCATCGATCCTTTCCAGAAGATGGTTGAACTGTCCGTTAAAACAGTATAGGAGCCATCTTCAGCCGCACCGGCAGGGCCCGATTCATTCTTAGCTGCCGGCTTGCAGGAATAAAGAACCATTGCTCCGGCCAGAAATGATAACAAAAACATTTTTTTCATAGTCGTAAAGTTTTCTTAGTAACACTTAAGATCTCCGTTTGTTTAGTTCATTTATCGGTTGTTTTCTATATTTGAAACTGAAAAAGAGCGGATGAAACCCACATGTTTTGCAATCACCTTTTAATGTAATGTATTGAAAAACATATGGGTTCCGTCATATCGTAAAAAATCCACAGGATATTAAAATGAAACAAAACCTCCTGTATCTGTTTCTGCTGGCGAACATTGCCTGTACCAGCAATCATTACCCTTCCGCGCCTGCAAATCCTGATGCTTCGCCTGAAGCTGTGCAACTGCTGAATTTTTTGTATTCGATTCAGGGAAAGTATATTTTGTCAGGACAGCACAATTTCTTGTACGAACCGGTCAAATACACCGAACTTGTGCATCAGATCTCTGGCAGGTATCCTGTCGTCTGGGGATGTGATTTCAGTTTCAATGTATCAGGCGAAGATGCCAGGAAATTTCAGCATTGTGGTCCGGCCAATCTGATGGATTATGCCGACACATTCCGGTTCCATGGCATTCATCCTGATACCCTGAGGGAAAGGATGGTGCAGAAAGCCATTGAACTCTGGAAGAAGGGGCATATCATTACTCTGATGTGGCACCATTGTTTCCCTCCCCTGGGAGACACCTGCAATGGATCCTCGGTATGGGCCATGGAAAACAGACCATCTCCCGAACTTTGGGATTCGCTCGTAACCGAAGGCACTGCGCTCAACAATGCATGGAAAAAACAGGCTGAAATAATTGTTCCATGGCTGCAGAAACTCCGTGATGCTCACGTGCCTGTTCTGTGGAGGCCATATCACGAAATGAACGGAGTATGGTTCTGGTGGTGCAACCAGCAGGGCGAAAACGGATTTCCCAGGCTGTGGAAAATGATGTTCCGTTACTTCACCAGAGAAAAGAAACTGAACAACCTGCTCTGGGTATGGAATGCCAATGCTCCCAGAGACATTCCCGGCGATGAAGCCTACCCGTATTATTTGTTCTATCCTGGTAATGAGTATGTAGACGTGCTTGCCGCCGATGTTTACCGGAATGATTACAGGCAGGAACATCATAATCAGCTTGTTCTGCTGGGAAAGGGCAAACCCATTGCCATTGGGGAAACCGGCGATGTGCCTGTTGACAGCATTCTATCAGTCCAACCCCGGTGGACATGGTTTATGGTCTGGGGCTATTTTATCCGCTTCAGCCAGAACCCGCCCGAAAAGGTCAAGGCGTTGTACAATTCTTCCAGGGTGCTGACACTGGATGAACTGGTTATAAAAGAAGACGGGCTGCATTTAGCCAAACCGGAAAAGGAATTTTAAATTGCAGCTCTTCACTTAAGATTTTGTTAACCTCAAATAAACAGCCATGAAACGCGTTATTGTAGTTTTTGCTGACGGATTTGAAGAAGTGGAAGCCATTACACCGGTGGATGTTCTGCGCAGAGCCGGGTGTGAAGTTCAGATGGTTTCGGTAACAGGAAAAAAAGAAGTTACGAGCACGCGCGGAGTGCGAATAATTGCAGATGCATTATGGGAAGAAATATCCCCGGAGGAAGCTGACATGCTTGTTTTGCCGGGAGGGCAACCCGGTGCCGGGAATCTTGACCGGCATGAAGGGCTGAAAGGCGCATTGCACCGTTTTGCAGAAGAGAGCAGGTGGATTGCCGCTATCTGTGCGGCACCACTGGTACCAGGCCATCTGGGACTTCTCAAAGGAAAAAAGGTTACCTGCTTTCCGGGAACGGAAAAGGAACTGGAAGGAGCAGTTTGCACGGGCAATCCTGTCGAATCAGATGGTTTTGTACTCACAGGAAAGGGGGCCGGAGTGGCACTTCAGTTTTCACTTCTGCTGGTTGAGAAACTTCTGGGAAAAGAAAAGGCAGAAGAAATAAAGCACAGGATGATGGCTTAATATCTTAGATACGATAAACCAACCAACCATGAAAAAATTCTTGCTTCTTTTGACATTGCCGGCACTTTCTGTGTTTTATCTCCGTGCCGCTGCGATTTATGTGAGCCCTGTCGGGAATGATTCGGCAAACGGAACCCTGACCAGCCCGATGAAGTCTCCCGCTCTGGCGGCAAGGAAACTAAAGGCCGGAGACACGTTGTTTTTCCGCGCAGGAAGGTACCTGCTTACAGAACAGTTTGCAGATCATCCATCCGGGTGCGATGGAACACCAATAGTTTACAGCGGTTTCCCTGGCGAGCTGGCCATCCTGGATGCTTCAGCAATGAAATTGCCTGATGTGGAAAGAAGACAGAGGCCCGGACTGTATCATCAGGGAGCCGTTCAGTTAACCGGAGTCCGATGGCTGGTCATCAGAAATCTGACGGTAGAACATTCTCCTCTGGCCGGAATCGGTCTCTGGAACAGCTCCCATATCGATATCATCAACGTTACCACGAACCTGACCTTTGCTCCGGGCATCTGTGCGTGGCCGGGCTGTGAATACATCAGGGTGTTGGGCTGTACTGTCACAGGCGCCAATTCACATAAAATGAACCGCGATACAACCCGGTACCCAACCAGAAGAGAAGCACCTCACGAAGCCATCAGCATGTGTGCTTCCCATTTTGAAGTTGCATGGAATCATATTCATCACTGCGACAAGGAAGGAATTGATGTTAAAGAAACAGCGTCGCACGGGAAAGTTCATCATAACTATATTCATCATGTTGCCCGTCAGGGACTTTATGTGGATTCCTGGTTCGGAAAACTTGAAGATATTGAACTGTATGAAAATGTGGTTCATGACTGCGTGACAGGCTTTGCCGTATCAGCCGAAGGAGGACCCGTGGCAGACCGTATTTACCTTCATCACAACCTGTTCTATAATAACATAGGATGCGGAATATTCTTCAGCCGCTGGGGAAAGGATAACCTCCGCACCAACATTGTTGTTGAATACAATACAGTTGTACATTGCGGATATGGTGACGGAACAAAAAACTTCTGGCTTACGGCCGGAGGATGTTATCTTTATTCAGAAAATCTGTATAATATTCGTATTGCCAACAATGTTTTTTCTGACAACTGGCCTTTTCAGATCGGATTATCGTCATTGCTCAACAACAAAGACACACTCATAAGAAAAAAAATACACATAGAAAAAAACCTGATCGATGACAGAGTGAAGGGATTGAATTTCCCCATCTACCTGCATTGGCCCGAAGATTCAGTGTTTCGGTATAAAGGGGAAGACCCTCTGCAGGCCAGGATTACATTTGCCTCAGCTGATCAGGGCAACTTCACTATACAGAAAATCCGGCCTGACTCCGGCAAAAAGACTGAGGCAGGAGCTTTTCCTCAGATAATACAACATGGTTTCTGGTGGAAGGAATCGTTCCCTCCTGCTTTCTGACTTTTATTGCTGGTTTATCCCAGGTACCATGAATTAACATGTTAATTCATGGTACTTCGGTTTATCTGAAAAAAAGAAAGACGATGTAGCCGCAGTAAAGCAGAAGAAAAATTGCGGCTTCCCACCGGTCGAACTGTTTCTGAACGCCCGTGTGCATGCTGGCAAGAAGCACCAGAGAAACAATCAGGTACAATATAACATCCATATTGAAGGACGGCGGATAAGGGACTGAAGTTAATGTCACGGAGGTTCCGAGAATAAAAAGAATATTGAAAATATTCGAACCGATAACATTACCAATGGCCAGGCCGCTTCGTTTTTTCCATGCGGCAACTGCTGATGCCGCCAGCTCAGGCAGTGATGTCCCTCCGGCTATTAGTGTAAGGCCAATAATTTTCTCACTGATTCCGAAAGATTGTGCCATTTTTACCGCATTTTCAACCACCAGGCGGCCCCCAACCACTAACAGAATCAATCCCGCCAGAATCAGCAGAACAGTTTTTGCAGAACCGAAAACAACAGCAGGAACCTCTGGTACCAGATCGCCTTTCCTGTTGCGATAGCTGTATAGAAGAAAAAACAGAAAAAACACCAGAAAAATGGCACCATCATACCACCTGAGGATGTTATCGTTTGCTGAAAACCAGGAATCATTGCCCAGAACCAGTATCAGCATGCCGGCAAAAATCGAGTAGGGTATTTCATTCCGTATGGTTTTATCCTGAATGGGGATCGGGGAAATAAGACCGGAAATACCCAATATGAGAAGGAGATTAAAGATATTGCTTCCGATGATGTTTCCCAGCAGAACCTGTCCATGTCCGCCTGCAGAAGCAAACAGACTTACCACAAGTTCCGGGGCTGAAGTGCCGAAGGCAACAATGGTAAGGCCAATGGTAAGTTCCGAAAGGTGATATTTTCTTGCCAGCGAACTTGAACCATCAATCAGCCAGTCAGCCCCTTTGATGATAAAGACAAAACCAACTATCAGCAATACAATCCAAAGCCACATAGTTTCGTATTGATTAATATGATTTTCGCAATATTACAGATTTTCCAAAAATTGGAATTCCATTCAGAATTTATTGCTCCGCGTTCAGGGTTGACTTTTTTTCAAAATGGGTTGCCGGAATATTTTTAACCGAAGTTAACCAAAGAGAATACTCAGACTTCATCGGATGAACGATATTTGTTTCATTTCGTTGATTCTTTTTTTAGAAAACGATTAAAAATTCATATATTTGTCATTCAGCGGAATGGAGTTTGCCATGACAGAAAAGAACAAACATCTGAATGATCCTCTGAACAAAGATTTTGTTTCGACTGAGGACGGGAATGTGCAGTTTCTTATCCTGCACAATGATGAGATCCATACGTTCGATTATGTGATAGAGAGCCTGATCGACGTATGCCAGCATGAACCTGAGCAGGCAGAGCAGTGTGCCCTGATAGCTCATTACAAAGGCCAGTGCGATGTAAGGAAAGGCACCCGCGATACCCTTTCACCCATGAGGGAAGGACTAACCGAAAGAGGACTCACTGCAACCATTGATTAAATATGTCATTATTCGTTATCATCCTGCTCATTGTTCTCGGTATTGTACTGCTTCTTATCGAATTTCTTGTAATACCCGGAATCACCATAGCCGGAATAGGAGGCCTTGTGCTGATCGGCACCAGTATCTATTCTACCTACAAAAGCTATGGGAGCACAACCGGGAATATCGTGTTGGTTGTAACTTTTCTTCTTATTCTTGCAGCAACCTTTTTTGCACTGCGGTCAAAGACCTGGAGAAAGGTCATGCTGAACACTACGGTTGACGGGAAAGCAGCTGAATCGTTTGATGACAGGTTGAAACCGGGTGACCACGGAAAAGCTGTAACCCGGCTGGCTCCTATGGGGAATGCCATGTTTGGTGATATTATTACAGAAGTAAAAACCATGGGCGAATTTGTTGATGCCGGCACCGAAGTAGAAATTGTTAAAGTACATAACAAGGAAATTGTTGTAAAACCTATAACCCGTTCATAATATGGAAACTCCTGTATCATTTTTCTTCTGGATTATTGGTATCATCATACTGATCATCCTGTTTCTTTATCTGGTGCCATTGAATCTCTGGTTCCGTGCTCTTGTTTCGGGGGTGCATATTTCCCTTTTCCAGCTCATTTTTATGCGATGGAGGAAAGTGCCGCCGAGTATCATTGTCGGGGCCCTTATTGAAAGCACAAAAGCCGGAATCAAACTTGAGCGGAATGAACTGGAGGCGCACTATCTTGCAGGAGGTCACGTTGAACGTGTGGTACATGCCCTGGTAAGTGCATCAAAAGCCAACATTGATCTTTC
This genomic stretch from Bacteroidales bacterium harbors:
- a CDS encoding DUF5009 domain-containing protein, translated to MTADTKRVVSVDALRGFDMVWIMGIGSLISDLPKAWDSNISRFLATQMDHVEWTGFHFYDIIMPLFLFIVGVAMPFSVLRRKEKGEPKRKIYLHVIRRVIILWIFGMMVQGNLLSYSWHELKFYSNTLQAIAAGYLISSILLLETSKQIQLYATAGLMLVYWLCMALIPIPGAGAGNYTPETNLAIYIDKALLGSHQDGTTYSWILSSLNFGATTMLGVFAGYIIKGSGSGIARTGQLFLLGIALIATGLIWDLNHPIVKHIWTSSFVLFSGGLCYLLLALFYLLIDVFNWKGWAFPFVVIGSNAIVAYMLGHLIDFRVIGDVFVGGLAKYTGAWQEIIRWAVHFAILYGILYYLYKQKIFLKI
- a CDS encoding calcium/sodium antiporter; its protein translation is MWLWIVLLIVGFVFIIKGADWLIDGSSSLARKYHLSELTIGLTIVAFGTSAPELVVSLFASAGGHGQVLLGNIIGSNIFNLLLILGISGLISPIPIQDKTIRNEIPYSIFAGMLILVLGNDSWFSANDNILRWYDGAIFLVFFLFFLLYSYRNRKGDLVPEVPAVVFGSAKTVLLILAGLILLVVGGRLVVENAVKMAQSFGISEKIIGLTLIAGGTSLPELAASAVAAWKKRSGLAIGNVIGSNIFNILFILGTSVTLTSVPYPPSFNMDVILYLIVSLVLLASMHTGVQKQFDRWEAAIFLLLYCGYIVFLFFR
- a CDS encoding glycosyl hydrolase family 26, with the protein product MKQNLLYLFLLANIACTSNHYPSAPANPDASPEAVQLLNFLYSIQGKYILSGQHNFLYEPVKYTELVHQISGRYPVVWGCDFSFNVSGEDARKFQHCGPANLMDYADTFRFHGIHPDTLRERMVQKAIELWKKGHIITLMWHHCFPPLGDTCNGSSVWAMENRPSPELWDSLVTEGTALNNAWKKQAEIIVPWLQKLRDAHVPVLWRPYHEMNGVWFWWCNQQGENGFPRLWKMMFRYFTREKKLNNLLWVWNANAPRDIPGDEAYPYYLFYPGNEYVDVLAADVYRNDYRQEHHNQLVLLGKGKPIAIGETGDVPVDSILSVQPRWTWFMVWGYFIRFSQNPPEKVKALYNSSRVLTLDELVIKEDGLHLAKPEKEF
- a CDS encoding ATP-dependent Clp protease adaptor ClpS; its protein translation is MTEKNKHLNDPLNKDFVSTEDGNVQFLILHNDEIHTFDYVIESLIDVCQHEPEQAEQCALIAHYKGQCDVRKGTRDTLSPMREGLTERGLTATID
- a CDS encoding DJ-1/PfpI family protein, which gives rise to MKRVIVVFADGFEEVEAITPVDVLRRAGCEVQMVSVTGKKEVTSTRGVRIIADALWEEISPEEADMLVLPGGQPGAGNLDRHEGLKGALHRFAEESRWIAAICAAPLVPGHLGLLKGKKVTCFPGTEKELEGAVCTGNPVESDGFVLTGKGAGVALQFSLLLVEKLLGKEKAEEIKHRMMA
- a CDS encoding right-handed parallel beta-helix repeat-containing protein; translation: MKKFLLLLTLPALSVFYLRAAAIYVSPVGNDSANGTLTSPMKSPALAARKLKAGDTLFFRAGRYLLTEQFADHPSGCDGTPIVYSGFPGELAILDASAMKLPDVERRQRPGLYHQGAVQLTGVRWLVIRNLTVEHSPLAGIGLWNSSHIDIINVTTNLTFAPGICAWPGCEYIRVLGCTVTGANSHKMNRDTTRYPTRREAPHEAISMCASHFEVAWNHIHHCDKEGIDVKETASHGKVHHNYIHHVARQGLYVDSWFGKLEDIELYENVVHDCVTGFAVSAEGGPVADRIYLHHNLFYNNIGCGIFFSRWGKDNLRTNIVVEYNTVVHCGYGDGTKNFWLTAGGCYLYSENLYNIRIANNVFSDNWPFQIGLSSLLNNKDTLIRKKIHIEKNLIDDRVKGLNFPIYLHWPEDSVFRYKGEDPLQARITFASADQGNFTIQKIRPDSGKKTEAGAFPQIIQHGFWWKESFPPAF
- a CDS encoding YceI family protein; this translates as MKKMFLLSFLAGAMVLYSCKPAAKNESGPAGAAEDGSYTVLTDSSTIFWKGSMLNIYDHYGLIKLTGGTFAVSGNAIVSGQFEVDMKSISPTDKNYSEKTPKEYLVAHLSSADFFAVDSFPVATFVVETMKNDTLYGRFTVRGRTAEEAVTGVRFTQQGDTLRAKGNLVFNRQKYGVSYSTKMKDKVLKDEIELNINLVASKNPN